In Thalassospira sp. TSL5-1, one DNA window encodes the following:
- a CDS encoding bifunctional diguanylate cyclase/phosphodiesterase, whose protein sequence is MDSDEDDFIEIFDGADDGADRGVGLDDPVDGTLLPPALSSWKILVVDDDLDVHEATEFALRKVTILDRSLELIHAHSGAEAERIFNSRPDIAVILLDVVMEEEHAGLHLVRKLREQGHTKTRIILRTGHPGYAPESRIIRDYDINDYRTKDELTRTRLITTLTASIRAYDYINTLEQTRSGLELIIKSTRDLYSRRSFDLFAQGVLVQLAALLHLEPEGAICAIGPAQEGSDTLMRLPIIAGLGRFHDQVGLDIASVPGIDITSLCTLPFDSHEPVLIGNSIAMRFAANRDRELLVYFEHAGRVNNDAISLLRLFSGNLALCFENLALLKRLDELAFVDQKLGIPNQNAYFRKLSDIIDIDDRHCHVALVLIDEAPQFAVAFGTEFVDRLIMVVHARMKTMIGDDIFVARLGEFRLAVIDENCVVEETILLSVFEKAFVIDGNSITLSATIGVVREGVENHESVAVDRAVRTTLLRAAQNTPGKAMLYTPDLQDNIARSVQLRSGLHDALRNGDITFHFQPQIALTTGRLSGMEILARWTFEGEPVSPAHFIPLAEKSGLISELTFHAVAAAGRFVERRKQLTLPEVRVSLNLSVSDINQKGFVPRLLSHVRDAQLGPENLQFEITESFAMHSAREGITVISMLKEAGFRLSLDDFGTGFSSLSYLDRLPIDEVKIDRSFVSPLQVVTARQSIAASTQTIADNLGLEVLAEGVETVEQHQILRFIGVKYVQGFLYGRPMPEDDFISWEKGWDMSKVFAQ, encoded by the coding sequence GTGGACAGCGATGAAGACGATTTTATTGAAATTTTTGACGGCGCTGATGATGGTGCCGACCGTGGTGTTGGTCTTGACGACCCCGTAGATGGCACCTTATTACCGCCGGCGCTGTCGTCGTGGAAAATTCTGGTGGTGGATGACGATCTTGATGTTCACGAGGCGACTGAATTTGCCTTGCGTAAGGTTACTATTCTTGATCGTTCGCTTGAACTGATCCACGCCCATTCCGGTGCCGAAGCCGAACGGATTTTCAATTCCCGGCCCGATATTGCGGTAATCCTTCTTGATGTTGTCATGGAAGAAGAACATGCCGGGCTGCATCTGGTGCGCAAATTACGTGAACAGGGACATACCAAAACCCGGATCATTTTGCGAACCGGTCATCCCGGTTACGCCCCCGAAAGCCGGATCATCCGCGACTATGACATTAACGATTACCGCACCAAGGATGAACTGACGCGCACAAGGTTGATCACAACCCTGACGGCTTCCATCCGTGCCTATGATTATATCAATACTCTTGAACAAACGCGCAGTGGGCTGGAACTGATCATTAAAAGCACGCGCGATCTATATAGCCGCCGCAGTTTTGATCTGTTTGCGCAAGGGGTGCTTGTGCAACTGGCGGCCCTGTTGCATCTGGAACCGGAAGGGGCCATTTGCGCCATTGGTCCAGCACAGGAAGGCAGCGATACCCTGATGCGCCTGCCGATTATTGCCGGGCTGGGCCGGTTTCACGATCAGGTCGGGCTGGATATTGCCAGTGTTCCCGGGATCGACATTACTTCGCTATGCACTTTGCCCTTTGACAGCCATGAACCGGTTTTGATTGGCAACAGCATTGCCATGCGCTTTGCGGCCAATCGTGACCGGGAATTGCTGGTTTATTTTGAGCATGCGGGCAGGGTCAATAATGATGCCATCTCGCTGCTGCGGCTGTTTTCGGGCAATCTGGCGCTGTGTTTTGAAAACCTTGCCCTGCTTAAACGTCTTGATGAATTGGCATTTGTTGATCAGAAACTGGGTATTCCCAACCAGAATGCCTATTTTCGCAAGCTGTCTGACATTATCGATATTGATGATCGGCATTGCCATGTCGCCCTGGTCCTGATCGACGAAGCCCCGCAATTTGCCGTGGCCTTTGGCACGGAATTTGTTGACCGCCTGATCATGGTGGTTCATGCGCGGATGAAAACCATGATCGGCGATGACATTTTTGTCGCCCGTCTGGGGGAATTCCGCCTTGCCGTGATTGACGAAAATTGTGTGGTTGAGGAAACCATCCTGTTGTCGGTCTTTGAAAAAGCCTTTGTGATTGATGGAAACAGCATCACCCTGTCGGCCACGATCGGCGTGGTGCGCGAAGGTGTGGAAAACCATGAATCGGTCGCGGTGGACCGCGCTGTGCGGACCACATTATTGCGTGCGGCCCAAAACACCCCCGGCAAGGCCATGCTTTATACTCCCGACCTGCAAGACAATATTGCCCGGTCGGTACAGTTGCGCAGCGGCCTGCATGATGCCCTGCGCAATGGTGATATTACGTTTCATTTCCAGCCACAAATCGCCCTCACAACCGGCAGACTCTCTGGCATGGAAATTTTGGCCCGCTGGACATTTGAAGGCGAACCGGTGTCGCCCGCGCATTTTATTCCCCTGGCGGAAAAAAGCGGTCTTATTTCGGAATTGACCTTTCATGCGGTGGCGGCTGCCGGGCGATTTGTAGAACGGCGCAAGCAGCTTACGCTGCCCGAAGTGCGGGTTTCGCTTAATCTTTCGGTGTCTGATATTAATCAAAAGGGGTTTGTGCCCCGGTTGTTGTCACATGTGCGCGATGCGCAACTGGGGCCGGAAAACCTGCAATTTGAAATTACCGAAAGCTTTGCCATGCACAGTGCGCGTGAGGGCATCACGGTTATTTCCATGCTGAAAGAGGCCGGTTTTCGCCTGTCGCTGGATGATTTTGGCACCGGTTTTTCCTCGCTCAGTTATCTGGATCGCCTGCCGATTGACGAGGTCAAAATTGACCGTTCCTTTGTCAGCCCCT
- a CDS encoding HugZ family protein: MEQDPITPANDAASLRRLMRTAPEATLATLAFTHSQVANGWPVASMVQPVIDMDGAPIILISQLADHTRHIHNDPRVSLMFRPYSPGGTVETSHPAAAPKTPVTDTQRLTIFGQATKIDDARIERRYLTVQPAAALYAGFADFAFYRIEIEAAYWVGGFGKQRRLRGEQLYGADLNTLTKGHAALIDDVNKNKPDLIAQIAHWYLPAITAPKTRWTLAAIDCDGAYFSFNDTVFRLEFPHTICSMEDAQKILVKIGQKKTEIPI, encoded by the coding sequence ATGGAACAAGATCCAATTACGCCAGCCAATGACGCCGCCAGCCTGCGCCGCCTGATGCGCACGGCCCCCGAAGCAACCCTGGCGACCCTGGCCTTTACCCACAGTCAGGTGGCAAATGGCTGGCCGGTCGCCTCGATGGTGCAGCCGGTGATCGATATGGATGGCGCACCGATTATCCTGATTTCGCAACTGGCCGATCATACCCGTCATATCCATAATGACCCGCGCGTATCCTTGATGTTTCGGCCCTATTCCCCTGGTGGCACGGTAGAAACATCCCACCCCGCCGCCGCACCCAAAACCCCCGTTACCGATACCCAGCGCCTGACAATTTTTGGGCAGGCCACGAAAATTGACGATGCAAGGATCGAACGCCGCTACCTTACTGTTCAGCCCGCAGCCGCCCTTTACGCCGGTTTTGCCGATTTTGCCTTTTACCGCATTGAAATTGAGGCGGCCTATTGGGTCGGCGGATTTGGTAAACAGCGCCGCCTGCGCGGAGAACAGCTTTATGGCGCGGACCTTAACACCCTGACAAAAGGCCATGCCGCGCTAATTGATGATGTGAACAAAAACAAACCAGACCTGATTGCCCAAATTGCGCATTGGTATCTGCCAGCAATAACGGCGCCCAAAACCCGGTGGACACTGGCGGCCATTGACTGCGACGGAGCGTATTTTTCCTTTAATGACACCGTCTTTCGACTCGAATTTCCTCATACAATTTGCAGTATGGAAGATGCGCAAAAGATTCTGGTGAAAATAGGTCAGAAAAAGACCGAAATTCCGATATAA
- a CDS encoding phosphoenolpyruvate carboxykinase, giving the protein MLQSGPVVSRVGLEKHGLKNLGAVHWNLDAAGLYEHAIRRSEGKIAKGGAFVALTGEHTGRSPQDRYIVEEDSVKADIDWGDVNRPVSPDVFERMYQKIRAYFQGTELFVQDCHAGSDPQFRLPVRIINENAWHNLFVRNMFIQPPKEDLRDFDPGFTILHAPGLQADPETDGTRSDVFVMVSFERKMVLIGGTWYAGEMKKSIFSVLNHILPAKNVLPMHCSANIGPNGDTAIFFGLSGTGKTTLSADASRTLIGDDEHGWGEDGVFNFEGGCYAKVIKLSKEAEPEIYATTQTFGTVLENVVMNKQTRELDLDDPRHTENTRSSYPIEFIPNASENGRGGHPKNIVMLTCDAFGVLPPIAKLSAAQAMYHFLSGYTAKVAGTEKGVKEPTAAFSACFGAPFMPRHPSVYAKLLGELIEKHGSDCWLVNTGWSGGGFGEGSRMKIGYTRALLNAALNGELKNVPFATDPFFGLSYPTECGDVPANVLNPRESWSNKAAYDKAAANLTARFEKNFAKFEEHVDDGVKEIAIRNSAEIKAAE; this is encoded by the coding sequence GTGCTGCAATCAGGACCCGTTGTCAGCCGTGTAGGCCTTGAAAAACATGGCCTCAAAAATCTTGGCGCTGTTCACTGGAATTTGGACGCCGCAGGCCTTTACGAACATGCCATTCGTCGTTCGGAAGGCAAAATTGCCAAGGGTGGCGCCTTTGTCGCCCTCACCGGCGAACATACCGGTCGCTCCCCACAGGACCGTTATATCGTCGAAGAAGACTCGGTTAAGGCCGATATTGACTGGGGCGATGTTAACCGCCCGGTTTCCCCGGATGTATTTGAGCGCATGTATCAAAAAATCCGCGCCTATTTCCAGGGAACCGAACTTTTCGTACAGGATTGTCATGCCGGTTCCGACCCGCAGTTCCGCCTGCCGGTGCGTATCATCAATGAAAATGCCTGGCACAACCTGTTTGTGCGCAACATGTTCATTCAGCCGCCCAAAGAAGACCTGCGCGATTTTGACCCCGGCTTTACCATTCTGCATGCGCCGGGCCTGCAGGCTGACCCGGAAACGGATGGTACGCGTTCCGACGTTTTTGTCATGGTCAGCTTTGAACGTAAAATGGTGCTGATCGGCGGCACCTGGTATGCGGGCGAAATGAAGAAATCGATCTTCTCCGTCCTTAACCACATTCTGCCGGCCAAAAACGTTTTGCCAATGCACTGCTCGGCCAATATTGGCCCGAACGGCGACACTGCCATTTTCTTTGGTCTCTCTGGCACGGGTAAAACCACCCTATCGGCCGATGCGTCACGCACCCTGATCGGCGATGACGAACATGGCTGGGGCGAAGACGGCGTTTTCAACTTTGAAGGCGGCTGTTATGCCAAGGTGATCAAGCTGTCCAAAGAGGCAGAGCCGGAAATCTACGCAACCACCCAAACCTTTGGGACGGTTCTGGAAAACGTTGTCATGAACAAGCAAACCCGCGAGCTTGACCTTGACGACCCGCGCCACACCGAAAACACCCGTTCGAGCTATCCGATCGAATTCATCCCCAATGCGTCGGAGAATGGCCGGGGTGGTCATCCGAAAAACATCGTCATGCTGACCTGCGACGCCTTTGGCGTTTTGCCGCCAATCGCAAAACTCAGCGCAGCCCAGGCGATGTATCACTTCCTGTCAGGCTATACCGCCAAGGTTGCTGGCACCGAAAAAGGCGTCAAGGAACCGACTGCGGCATTTTCCGCCTGCTTTGGTGCGCCCTTCATGCCGCGTCACCCGTCGGTTTATGCCAAACTTCTGGGTGAACTGATTGAAAAGCACGGTTCGGATTGCTGGCTGGTCAATACCGGCTGGTCCGGTGGCGGCTTTGGCGAAGGATCTCGCATGAAGATCGGCTATACCCGTGCCCTTCTGAATGCGGCCCTGAATGGCGAATTGAAAAACGTTCCGTTCGCAACAGATCCGTTCTTTGGCCTGTCCTATCCGACCGAATGCGGCGATGTTCCGGCAAACGTTCTTAACCCGCGCGAAAGCTGGTCGAACAAGGCCGCCTATGACAAGGCAGCGGCAAATCTTACCGCACGCTTTGAAAAGAACTTTGCCAAATTTGAAGAACATGTAGATGATGGTGTCAAAGAAATTGCTATTCGCAACAGTGCCGAAATCAAGGCTGCCGAATAA
- a CDS encoding ABC transporter substrate-binding protein, which translates to MTWLRNRNWAIGFLAIFLFCGISIIADAHEKPRRNVTLACNPFPPSKIAENLKMPGYDVEILRAAFAVSDIKVKTPFYPWKRAYLLASEGQVDGLCSCSYSVERENDLLYSIELGNARIGLFSIAGHVPQYITKLEDVRNLRIGVVSGYSLEKSAGDAGLNVVTATSEQTLLGMLYTGQIDMIYSFRAPVLVAQKKHNIPFSLEYRELKHAPYYGCISRKIDDAYALVETLNHGLRTIQANGVYNSILKKYGVSEMSLANPTNWIN; encoded by the coding sequence ATGACATGGTTGCGGAACCGGAATTGGGCGATTGGTTTTTTGGCGATATTCCTGTTCTGTGGTATCAGCATCATCGCAGATGCCCACGAAAAACCGCGCCGTAATGTGACGCTGGCCTGCAACCCTTTTCCGCCGTCGAAAATCGCCGAAAACCTGAAAATGCCTGGCTATGATGTGGAAATTCTGCGCGCCGCCTTTGCCGTAAGCGACATCAAGGTCAAAACCCCGTTTTATCCCTGGAAACGGGCATATCTGCTGGCATCAGAAGGGCAGGTAGACGGCCTGTGCTCCTGTTCCTATTCGGTCGAGCGGGAAAACGACCTGCTCTATTCGATCGAGCTTGGAAATGCGCGCATCGGACTGTTTTCCATTGCAGGCCATGTTCCACAATATATTACCAAACTGGAAGATGTGCGCAATTTGCGCATCGGCGTGGTTTCAGGCTACAGCCTTGAAAAATCGGCCGGAGATGCCGGGCTGAATGTGGTAACGGCAACCAGCGAGCAGACTTTACTGGGAATGCTCTATACCGGTCAAATCGATATGATCTATTCTTTCCGCGCGCCGGTTCTTGTGGCACAAAAAAAGCATAATATTCCTTTTTCGCTGGAATATCGCGAACTGAAACATGCCCCTTATTATGGCTGCATTTCACGCAAGATCGACGACGCCTATGCGCTGGTCGAAACCCTCAATCACGGGCTCCGAACCATTCAGGCCAATGGTGTTTATAACAGCATCCTGAAAAAATACGGCGTAAGCGAAATGTCCCTGGCCAATCCCACAAACTGGATCAATTAG
- a CDS encoding EAL domain-containing protein, whose protein sequence is MANSLKKHASSLRNERNRFAALAFVWGDLLLELDEEFRIVFASGASEGILGQRTQQIEGGPFVDLLASHFRPLVSEMLHVARRRGRMDNVLVRFVRPDERISPPVSLTGYFLPDLDGHFFVALRVTVNSLPHDVLQSIQRDGATGLLDEESLSRVVTERLMAQRETGQNQKFSLFTLNAFEPLCARMETVARDEMLSTIGAFFRAHSIAGDTAGRINTNQFGMLHNPEVRIGDLEDRITQCVQNADPDGKGVIVRTSETDFTAHAMPPGDLARGVLYSIRRFCDKQEHNFTFSRLSGHMPNLVNDTFGAMRDFGQRVDRLEFDAVYQPIVRLPSAEIHHFEVLVRFYREDGELIPTDKLIMFAEQVNMIHRLDLAMLRRTLKWIERQLEEGIDARVAVNVSGNSLVNPDFCRSVIALFERSKKALPQLMIEITETAEITELEQASRWLARFRQYGVEICLDDFGTGAANFSYLSAMEVDYVKIDGPSIHQSLKTQKGRAFLRSLVGLCHQLGVEVVAEMIETDDMRDLVTKAGFDYAQGYLFGKPEKDITSYWRKLRSRRGRKSLS, encoded by the coding sequence TTGGCCAACAGTCTTAAGAAACATGCGTCATCCTTGCGCAATGAACGCAATCGTTTTGCAGCACTGGCATTTGTTTGGGGCGACCTGTTGCTGGAGCTTGATGAAGAGTTCCGTATTGTGTTTGCGTCTGGTGCCTCCGAAGGGATTTTGGGGCAAAGGACCCAGCAAATCGAAGGCGGGCCTTTTGTTGACCTGCTTGCCAGTCATTTCAGGCCGCTGGTTAGCGAGATGCTGCATGTAGCGCGCCGGCGTGGCCGGATGGACAATGTCCTGGTGCGGTTTGTCCGCCCTGATGAGCGTATCAGCCCGCCAGTATCCCTGACGGGATATTTTTTACCCGATCTGGACGGCCATTTTTTTGTTGCCTTGCGCGTCACGGTAAATTCGTTGCCACATGATGTTTTGCAATCCATTCAGCGTGATGGCGCAACCGGCCTGCTGGACGAGGAAAGCCTGTCGCGTGTTGTCACCGAACGTTTGATGGCGCAACGCGAAACCGGACAGAATCAGAAATTCTCGCTGTTTACCCTGAATGCGTTTGAACCCCTGTGCGCCCGCATGGAAACGGTGGCCCGTGACGAAATGCTGTCGACCATCGGTGCATTTTTTAGGGCGCATTCCATTGCCGGGGATACCGCCGGGCGTATCAACACCAACCAGTTTGGCATGTTGCATAATCCCGAAGTGCGTATTGGCGACCTGGAAGACCGGATTACCCAGTGCGTGCAAAATGCCGACCCGGATGGCAAGGGTGTTATTGTGCGGACGTCGGAAACCGATTTTACCGCGCATGCCATGCCGCCGGGCGATTTGGCGCGTGGTGTTTTATATTCGATCCGGCGCTTTTGCGACAAACAGGAACACAATTTTACCTTTTCACGCCTGAGCGGGCATATGCCCAACCTGGTCAATGATACCTTTGGCGCGATGCGTGATTTTGGCCAGCGTGTGGACCGGCTGGAATTTGATGCGGTTTATCAGCCGATTGTGCGCCTGCCATCGGCGGAAATTCACCATTTTGAAGTGCTGGTCCGTTTTTATCGCGAAGATGGCGAATTGATCCCGACCGACAAGCTGATCATGTTTGCCGAGCAGGTTAATATGATCCACCGGCTTGATCTGGCGATGTTGCGCCGGACCCTGAAATGGATTGAACGCCAGCTTGAAGAAGGCATTGATGCGCGTGTGGCGGTTAATGTTTCGGGCAACAGTCTGGTTAATCCCGATTTTTGCCGTTCGGTGATCGCATTGTTCGAGCGTAGCAAAAAAGCCCTGCCGCAATTGATGATCGAAATTACCGAAACAGCCGAAATTACCGAACTTGAGCAGGCGTCGCGCTGGCTGGCGCGTTTCAGGCAATATGGTGTTGAAATTTGTCTGGACGATTTTGGCACCGGTGCGGCCAATTTCAGCTATCTGAGCGCGATGGAAGTTGATTATGTCAAAATCGATGGTCCGTCGATTCATCAATCGCTGAAAACCCAAAAAGGCCGGGCTTTTTTGCGTTCTCTGGTGGGGCTGTGCCATCAGCTGGGGGTCGAGGTGGTGGCGGAAATGATCGAAACCGACGATATGCGCGACCTTGTGACCAAGGCCGGGTTTGATTACGCCCAAGGCTATCTTTTTGGCAAGCCGGAAAAAGATATTACCAGCTATTGGCGGAAATTGCGGTCGCGGCGTGGGCGCAAGAGTTTGAGTTAG
- a CDS encoding pyrimidine 5'-nucleotidase: MNHTVQPTDPATLPVVNENSVLIFDLDNTLYPSSCDLFSQVSVLIGKYVADYLRLPAEKAYLVQKDYFRRYGTTLRGLMMEHKIDPADYLNKVHDIDLSVIAPSPVLANALANLPCRKVIFTNASRGHASRVMERLGIADHFETIFDIVDAEYIPKPQQQPYDRLLARDGIDPTCAIYFEDMAKNLLPAKDMGMTTVWVHSDSDWAHEGRDDPRIDHETDDLPAFLEMLVNKSMR; encoded by the coding sequence ATGAACCACACTGTTCAGCCAACAGACCCCGCCACCCTGCCGGTCGTTAACGAAAACAGCGTTTTGATCTTTGATCTTGATAACACGTTGTACCCGTCAAGCTGTGATCTTTTTTCCCAGGTTTCTGTCCTGATCGGGAAATATGTAGCCGATTATCTGCGCCTGCCGGCAGAAAAGGCATATCTGGTTCAAAAAGATTATTTTCGTCGATATGGCACCACGCTCCGCGGTCTGATGATGGAACATAAAATCGATCCGGCCGATTATTTGAACAAGGTTCATGATATTGACCTATCGGTCATTGCGCCATCACCCGTACTTGCCAATGCGCTGGCAAACCTGCCCTGCCGCAAGGTCATTTTCACCAATGCCTCGCGCGGCCATGCCAGCCGCGTTATGGAACGCCTTGGCATTGCCGATCATTTTGAAACGATCTTTGATATTGTTGATGCCGAATATATCCCCAAACCGCAACAACAGCCCTATGATCGCCTGCTTGCCCGAGACGGCATAGATCCAACATGTGCGATCTATTTTGAGGACATGGCCAAAAACCTGTTACCGGCAAAGGATATGGGCATGACCACCGTTTGGGTCCATAGCGATTCGGATTGGGCCCATGAGGGACGGGATGACCCGCGTATTGACCATGAAACCGACGATCTGCCGGCCTTTCTGGAAATGCTGGTCAACAAATCAATGCGTTAG
- the dapD gene encoding 2,3,4,5-tetrahydropyridine-2,6-dicarboxylate N-succinyltransferase, whose protein sequence is MDKIELEGVINVAWENREQITSATQGETRKAVEQTLLALDSGDLRVAEKKDGNWTVNQWAKKAVLLSFRLNDMTTIPGGPGENTNWWDKVPSKFAGWGEEDFKKAGFRAVPGSIVRRSAYIAPGTVLMPSFVNLGAYVDSGVMVDTWATVGSCAQIGKNVHLSGGAGIGGVLEPLQAGPVIIEDNAFIGARSEIVEGVIVEEGAVISMGVFIGASTKIIDRETGEVFVGRVPAYSVVVPGSIPGKPLPNGKPGPSLYCAVIIKRVDEKTRSKTSINELLRD, encoded by the coding sequence ATGGACAAGATTGAACTTGAAGGCGTGATCAATGTCGCCTGGGAAAACCGCGAACAGATCACCTCGGCCACCCAGGGCGAAACCCGTAAAGCTGTCGAGCAGACCCTGCTGGCTCTCGATAGCGGTGACTTGCGCGTGGCTGAGAAAAAGGATGGAAACTGGACCGTCAACCAGTGGGCCAAAAAGGCTGTTCTGCTGTCTTTCCGCCTGAATGACATGACCACCATCCCCGGTGGGCCGGGCGAAAACACCAACTGGTGGGACAAGGTTCCGTCCAAATTTGCCGGTTGGGGTGAAGAAGACTTCAAAAAGGCCGGTTTCCGCGCCGTTCCTGGCAGCATTGTGCGCCGTTCGGCCTATATCGCGCCGGGCACGGTTTTGATGCCCAGCTTTGTCAATTTGGGTGCCTATGTTGATAGCGGTGTGATGGTTGATACCTGGGCCACCGTTGGTTCCTGTGCCCAGATCGGCAAAAATGTTCACCTTTCCGGTGGTGCCGGTATTGGCGGCGTGCTGGAACCGCTGCAGGCCGGCCCAGTGATTATTGAAGACAACGCCTTTATCGGCGCGCGTTCGGAAATTGTCGAAGGCGTCATCGTCGAAGAAGGTGCCGTCATTTCGATGGGCGTTTTCATCGGGGCATCAACCAAGATCATCGACCGTGAAACCGGTGAAGTCTTTGTTGGCCGCGTTCCGGCCTATTCGGTTGTGGTGCCGGGCTCGATCCCGGGCAAGCCGCTGCCCAATGGCAAACCCGGCCCGAGCCTGTATTGCGCCGTAATCATCAAACGGGTTGACGAAAAAACCCGTTCCAAAACCTCGATCAACGAATTGCTGCGCGATTGA
- the dapE gene encoding succinyl-diaminopimelate desuccinylase encodes MSSAAPSVALKLAQSLIRCPSVTPADAGALDVLQAALEERGFDVKRKIFSEDGLDSIDNLYARRGTKGRNFCFAGHTDVVPAGDEKAWTVAPFGGDVVDGRLFGRGAVDMKTGIACFVGALDRFLAANPDFDESISLLITGDEEADAINGTVKLLEWCDAHGEKFDACLVGEPTNPKYLGQMMKVGRRGSITGWITVYGAQGHVAYPHLADNPVPRLIRVLDALTSRELDTGTDHFQPSNLEVTTIDANNPATNVVPAKISAAFNIRFNDLHQGVDLEKWIRDTCAEHAGAHDLTVKISGEAFLSAPGKLAGLIADASEKITGHRPEMSTTGGTSDARFIQKYCEVAEFGLVGQSMHKVDEHAMVDDIDNLVLIYDEILNRFFD; translated from the coding sequence ATGTCGTCCGCCGCCCCGTCTGTCGCCCTGAAACTTGCCCAGTCCCTCATCCGTTGCCCTTCCGTTACACCAGCCGATGCCGGTGCGCTGGATGTTTTGCAGGCCGCCCTTGAAGAACGCGGGTTTGACGTCAAACGCAAAATTTTCAGCGAGGACGGCCTGGACAGCATCGACAACCTTTATGCCCGCCGGGGTACCAAGGGCCGGAATTTCTGTTTTGCCGGTCACACCGATGTGGTCCCTGCGGGCGATGAAAAGGCCTGGACCGTTGCCCCCTTTGGCGGCGATGTGGTGGATGGTCGCCTGTTTGGGCGCGGAGCAGTTGATATGAAAACCGGCATTGCCTGCTTTGTCGGCGCACTGGACCGTTTTTTGGCCGCCAACCCCGATTTTGATGAAAGCATCAGCCTGCTGATCACCGGGGATGAAGAAGCCGATGCTATCAATGGCACCGTCAAATTACTGGAATGGTGCGACGCGCACGGCGAAAAATTTGACGCCTGCCTTGTGGGCGAACCCACCAACCCGAAATATCTGGGCCAGATGATGAAGGTGGGGCGGCGTGGATCCATTACCGGCTGGATTACGGTATATGGCGCGCAGGGGCATGTCGCCTATCCGCATCTGGCAGATAACCCCGTACCCCGGCTTATTCGTGTGCTGGATGCCCTCACCTCGCGCGAGCTGGATACCGGCACCGATCATTTCCAACCCAGTAATCTTGAAGTCACCACCATTGATGCCAACAACCCGGCAACCAATGTGGTCCCGGCCAAAATCAGTGCGGCGTTTAACATCCGCTTTAATGACCTGCACCAGGGGGTTGATCTGGAAAAATGGATCCGCGATACCTGTGCGGAACATGCCGGTGCCCATGACCTGACGGTTAAAATTTCCGGCGAGGCCTTTTTGTCCGCCCCGGGGAAACTGGCCGGGCTAATCGCCGATGCGTCGGAGAAAATCACCGGCCACCGCCCGGAAATGTCCACCACCGGCGGCACGTCGGATGCCCGTTTCATTCAAAAATATTGCGAAGTTGCCGAATTTGGCCTGGTCGGGCAAAGCATGCACAAGGTTGATGAACATGCAATGGTCGATGATATCGACAACCTTGTTCTGATTTACGATGAAATCCTGAACCGGTTTTTTGACTGA